The genomic region CGCCTGTGCCTGTGTTGGCCTCGACGCGCAGGGACACGGCGTCGATCCGGCGCAGCTGCTCAAGCCGCTCGGCGCCGACTGGCCTACCCACAACGGCGACTACTCCGGACGCCGCTACAGCACGCTCGACGCCGTCAACCGGCGGACGGTTCGGCAGCTGTCGCTCGCCTGGGTCTCGCGCCTTCGCGAAGGCGCGCGCGGCAACGTCGGCGGAGAGGGCACGATCGAGTTTCCCGATCCAGGTCCCCCGACGATCAAGGCGTCGGCGCTGATGGTGGACGACACGGTGTATATCTCGACGCCGGACAACGCGTGGGCGCTCGACGCGCGTGACGGGCGCGAGCTCTGGCACTACTTCTGGAAGACGCGGGGCGGCACCCATATCGCCAGCCGCGGCCTCGGCATGTGGAACGGCTATCTCTACATGGAGACGCCCGACAACTACCTCGTGTCGCTCGACGCGAAGACCGGCAAGGAGCGCTGGCACAAGGTCATCGCCGATTTCAGTCTGCAGTACTTTTCGACCACGGCGCCCGTCGCGATCGGGAACCACATCATCGCCGGCACCGGCAACGACATGGACGCGCCCGGTTTCCTGCAGTCGTTCGATCCCGAGAGCGGCGAGCTGCAGTGGAAGCTCTACACCGTGCCGATGAATCCCGGCGATCCGGGGCTCGACACGTGGCCGAACCTCGACGCGGCGCGTCACGGCGGCGCGCAGCCGTGGATGCCGGGCGCCTACGATCCCGAGACGCACCTCTACATTTTCGGGACCGGCAATCCGACACCCGCCTACACAGCGGGTCGCGGCGAGGGAGACAATCTGTTCACCTGTTCGCTCGTCGCCGTCAACGTCGACACCGGAAAGATGGCCTGGTATTACCAGACGTCGCCGCACGACATGCACGACTGGGACTCGGCCCAGACCCCGGTCCTCTTCGACGCGGTGATCGGCGGCCGGACGCGCAAGCTCGTCTCGACGGCGGCGCGCAACGGCTACTTCTTCACGCTCGATCG from Vicinamibacterales bacterium harbors:
- a CDS encoding acido-empty-quinoprotein group A; this encodes MKSWLAAAAIACACVGLDAQGHGVDPAQLLKPLGADWPTHNGDYSGRRYSTLDAVNRRTVRQLSLAWVSRLREGARGNVGGEGTIEFPDPGPPTIKASALMVDDTVYISTPDNAWALDARDGRELWHYFWKTRGGTHIASRGLGMWNGYLYMETPDNYLVSLDAKTGKERWHKVIADFSLQYFSTTAPVAIGNHIIAGTGNDMDAPGFLQSFDPESGELQWKLYTVPMNPGDPGLDTWPNLDAARHGGAQPWMPGAYDPETHLYIFGTGNPTPAYTAGRGEGDNLFTCSLVAVNVDTGKMAWYYQTSPHDMHDWDSAQTPVLFDAVIGGRTRKLVSTAARNGYFFTLDRVTGEPVATERYGKFTNWVKGEDAKGQPRRDPEKDASVGGSLVSPPAGGTINWQPPAYNPDTGLFYVTEHNAFSIFYLLDPDPRGSMGLGGKEEVHVGQRGSFLTAIDPTTGRVAWRHEYPSLNGGGGGGGLLTTRGGLVFSGDAAGSFVAHDATDGTPLWHARIGGLTNPPQTWLVDRQQYVVVAAGDTIYAFTLNQNP